A stretch of Candidatus Desulfarcum epimagneticum DNA encodes these proteins:
- the queC gene encoding 7-cyano-7-deazaguanine synthase, with amino-acid sequence MSKTKKAAVVLLSGGLDSTTVMAMAREMGFERYALSFDYGQRHALELDAAREAASDFGARDHLVLRVDLDKIGGSALTGPMAVPKGAAPDGEPEAIPVTYVPARNTVFLSLALAWAETLGAFDIFIGVNAIDYSGYPDCRPEYIEAFERMANLATKACVEGRGRVRVQTPLIQMTKAQIVQKGLALGVDFSKTHSCYDPSPGGLACGECDSCVLRKQGFEKAGLTDPALLR; translated from the coding sequence ATGTCCAAAACCAAAAAAGCAGCCGTGGTCCTTCTAAGCGGGGGTCTGGATTCCACCACCGTCATGGCCATGGCCCGGGAGATGGGGTTTGAGCGCTATGCCCTGAGCTTTGATTACGGCCAGCGCCACGCCCTGGAGCTGGACGCGGCCAGGGAGGCGGCTTCGGATTTCGGGGCGCGGGACCACCTGGTCCTGCGCGTGGACCTGGACAAAATCGGCGGATCGGCTCTGACCGGCCCCATGGCCGTTCCCAAAGGCGCGGCCCCGGATGGGGAGCCGGAGGCCATCCCCGTCACCTATGTGCCGGCCCGAAACACCGTTTTCCTGTCCCTGGCCCTTGCCTGGGCCGAGACCCTGGGGGCCTTTGACATCTTCATCGGCGTCAACGCCATTGATTACAGCGGCTATCCCGATTGCAGGCCGGAGTACATCGAGGCGTTTGAGCGCATGGCCAACCTGGCCACAAAGGCCTGCGTCGAAGGGCGGGGCCGCGTCAGAGTCCAAACCCCGCTCATTCAAATGACCAAGGCCCAGATCGTTCAAAAGGGGCTGGCGCTGGGGGTGGATTTTTCAAAGACCCACAGCTGCTACGACCCGTCCCCCGGGGGTCTGGCCTGCGGGGAGTGCGACAGCTGCGTTTTGCGAAAACAGGGGTTTGAAAAAGCCGGGCTCACCGACCCGGCCCTGCTCCGGTGA
- a CDS encoding conserved hypothetical protein (Evidence 4 : Unknown function but conserved in other organisms), with protein sequence MDGNDKQMKPLPEDLQAARQSLDEFSDVARRVLGYLPDIVSKKTESGDYLILSSEVAGTSKFARPVNKELFIFRIEDFDKGYKEFLSILKKIRDKKSVSQEECGLIDSVVYTLQQSVGIGMDFLCNPNSARKHVGNRFEELIRLIVTQLGIENKKMVFKIPYPFEDGEKFYSCETDIIISPHSSMKSNTKSIDQDEVVVSLKTTSKDRMGKIFLDKLLMEKFAGRPVKVVGIFLNDVQRKETEKISHTFVSGLFMVYTKFLTELDGVYFADPPPITRKNPYSDHIWPFSKFLTEDIWKLLSP encoded by the coding sequence ATGGACGGAAATGACAAACAAATGAAACCATTGCCGGAAGACCTGCAAGCCGCCAGACAAAGCCTTGATGAATTTTCGGATGTCGCCCGAAGAGTTCTGGGTTACCTGCCCGATATCGTCTCTAAAAAAACAGAATCCGGAGATTATCTCATCCTGTCCTCGGAAGTCGCCGGGACATCAAAATTCGCCCGTCCGGTCAATAAAGAGTTGTTCATTTTCAGAATCGAAGATTTTGACAAGGGATACAAAGAGTTTCTGTCCATTCTTAAAAAAATCAGAGACAAAAAATCGGTCTCGCAGGAAGAATGCGGTCTCATTGATTCGGTGGTTTACACCCTTCAGCAGTCTGTTGGGATCGGAATGGATTTTTTGTGCAACCCCAACAGCGCAAGAAAGCATGTCGGAAACAGGTTTGAAGAGCTGATCCGTCTCATTGTCACCCAGTTGGGCATTGAAAACAAAAAAATGGTTTTCAAAATTCCCTATCCGTTCGAGGATGGGGAAAAATTCTATTCGTGTGAGACCGATATTATTATCTCTCCGCACAGCTCCATGAAATCAAACACGAAATCGATAGATCAAGACGAAGTGGTCGTTTCGCTTAAAACCACATCAAAAGACAGAATGGGTAAAATATTTCTCGACAAACTTTTAATGGAGAAGTTTGCCGGGCGCCCCGTGAAAGTAGTCGGCATTTTCCTGAATGATGTCCAGAGAAAAGAAACTGAAAAGATCAGTCACACGTTTGTGTCCGGCTTGTTCATGGTTTACACTAAATTTTTAACGGAACTGGATGGCGTCTATTTTGCGGACCCGCCTCCCATAACCCGGAAAAATCCATACAGTGATCACATTTGGCCTTTTTCCAAATTCCTCACAGAGGATATCTGGAAATTGTTATCCCCTTAA
- the manA gene encoding Mannose-6-phosphate isomerase, class I: MKSIARLKNPVMAYDWGSRTLLADFLGRKAPLDPDAAEGPKPEAELWMGAHPKAPSRVETNGEWAPLDRVIEKNPADCLGPETAAKRSGRLPFLFKILAVEKPLSIQVHPTKSQAREGFEKESGQGVPLDARDRNYRDKSAKTEIIHAISPFRLMAGFRPVEDIVKNFQPCRSKALEGALSGLEKRPDPGGLGHFYRSLMTLGAGARAGVIQKAAAAAADSPQNETSRWVLRLHKLYPGDMGVLGPLLFNLIRLEPGQALVIDAGTPHSYLEGLGAELMNNSDNVVRGGLTSKHMDIPGLLKILDWKTGPPLPAAPEKIGKHERVFRANRQDFSLSVLTCAEKPLAARRRGPEVLLCVEGAAKIISGGAPPLVLKKGRSAFVPARAPGYAVSGPCRIYKAGLAGPV, translated from the coding sequence ATGAAATCCATCGCCCGGTTAAAAAACCCCGTGATGGCGTACGACTGGGGGTCCAGAACCCTTCTGGCCGATTTTCTCGGCCGAAAAGCGCCCCTTGACCCGGACGCCGCTGAAGGGCCGAAGCCCGAAGCCGAGCTTTGGATGGGCGCCCATCCCAAGGCCCCGTCCCGGGTGGAGACAAACGGGGAATGGGCGCCGCTGGACCGCGTCATTGAAAAAAACCCGGCGGACTGCCTCGGCCCCGAAACAGCGGCGAAACGCTCCGGACGCCTTCCCTTTCTGTTTAAAATCCTGGCGGTTGAAAAACCCCTTTCCATCCAGGTCCATCCCACAAAATCCCAGGCGCGGGAGGGATTTGAAAAGGAATCGGGACAAGGCGTCCCCTTAGACGCCCGGGATCGAAACTACCGGGACAAAAGCGCCAAAACCGAGATCATCCACGCCATCTCCCCCTTTCGCCTCATGGCGGGTTTCCGTCCCGTTGAAGACATTGTGAAAAATTTTCAGCCCTGCCGCTCAAAAGCGCTGGAGGGGGCGCTGTCCGGGCTTGAGAAACGTCCGGACCCTGGGGGCCTGGGACATTTTTACCGATCTCTCATGACCCTGGGGGCCGGGGCCCGGGCCGGCGTCATTCAAAAAGCCGCGGCGGCCGCCGCCGACTCCCCTCAAAACGAGACGTCCCGGTGGGTGTTAAGGCTTCATAAACTCTATCCCGGGGACATGGGGGTCCTGGGCCCCCTGCTGTTCAACCTGATTCGCCTTGAGCCGGGCCAGGCCCTGGTCATCGACGCCGGAACGCCCCATTCCTACCTGGAGGGCCTGGGCGCCGAGCTGATGAACAACTCGGACAATGTGGTCCGGGGGGGGCTGACCTCCAAACACATGGACATCCCTGGGCTTTTGAAAATCCTGGACTGGAAGACCGGCCCGCCCCTCCCGGCGGCGCCGGAAAAGATCGGGAAACACGAGCGCGTCTTTCGCGCAAACCGGCAGGATTTCTCTCTGTCAGTCCTGACCTGCGCGGAAAAACCCCTGGCGGCGCGGCGGCGCGGCCCCGAGGTTCTGCTGTGCGTGGAGGGAGCGGCCAAAATCATCTCCGGCGGGGCGCCCCCCCTGGTTTTGAAAAAAGGACGCTCGGCCTTTGTCCCGGCCCGGGCGCCGGGTTACGCCGTGTCGGGGCCCTGCCGGATATACAAAGCCGGCCTGGCCGGTCCGGTTTAA
- a CDS encoding conserved membrane hypothetical protein (Evidence 4 : Unknown function but conserved in other organisms): MKGILIRWLVLTGAVIICAFLLDGIRVSGFLSALFAAAMLGILNAFFRPVALILTLPLNLLTLGLFTFVVNAAMLKMVSAISPGFQVSGFWPAVFGSLLISAASWLLNSFINGRGGVGYIDLKHRGRGRDHINLKRRGPNRWE, encoded by the coding sequence ATGAAAGGCATTCTCATCCGCTGGCTGGTCCTGACCGGCGCGGTGATCATCTGCGCGTTTCTGCTGGACGGGATCCGCGTGAGCGGGTTTTTATCCGCGCTTTTCGCCGCCGCCATGCTGGGGATACTCAACGCGTTTTTCCGGCCCGTGGCCCTGATTCTGACTTTGCCCCTCAATCTGTTGACCCTGGGCCTGTTCACCTTTGTGGTGAACGCCGCCATGCTGAAAATGGTGTCCGCCATCTCCCCGGGATTCCAGGTGTCGGGATTCTGGCCGGCGGTTTTCGGCTCCCTTCTCATCAGCGCGGCAAGCTGGCTGCTCAACTCCTTTATCAACGGCCGGGGAGGCGTGGGGTATATCGATTTGAAACACAGGGGCCGGGGCCGGGACCATATCAATTTGAAACGTCGGGGCCCGAACCGGTGGGAATAA
- a CDS encoding conserved hypothetical protein (Evidence 4 : Unknown function but conserved in other organisms) has protein sequence MKTFQTRIFEKSGLPWVILGAVAVLFPLFFYMTSDDISRQKKYFTRMLLEKGAAVIASIEAGSRAAEMGVHWSDPQLQRLLAKTGEQPDIVYIMVADAGGLILAHSDPSGIFSMYGGKVDLPGAVRSGDLKWRVAGGPGGEKIFEVRRRFSPSLFPPGMVPGGLDPGHIFAGPRVIFVGLDMGPLEEARMTEARHTVFMGVLLLLIAFSGVALLMGFQQRRSDKASLSREKAVSGNLVRHMPAGVAVADETGRVALFNRVAGKILDADPADVLGRDAADALPGALFDLARGLDSEKPSVETEIRCRAGGRDIPLQAGASTLRDESGAFLGHVFLFRDLSTQKALQSEVETSRRLASTGRLAAGVAHEIRNPLSSIKGFATYFMERYGDARENARIASMMISEIERVNRTLGQLLDFAGPPAISKTPLNIQTLLENSIRTIERQAAEQKIEIRTRFSARDPEIRADSDRIAQAFLNLFLNALEAMGEGGILSVCLKDDPGGLEVVVSDTGPGIFEGSMEKIFDPYFTTRPSGSGLGLAMTRNIVKAHGGDIRAANRETGGAEFKLFLKRR, from the coding sequence ATGAAAACGTTTCAAACCCGCATATTTGAAAAATCGGGTCTGCCCTGGGTCATCCTGGGCGCGGTGGCGGTTTTGTTTCCTTTGTTTTTCTACATGACATCGGACGACATCAGCCGGCAGAAAAAATATTTCACCCGCATGCTTCTGGAAAAGGGGGCCGCCGTCATCGCCTCCATCGAGGCCGGGAGCCGGGCCGCCGAGATGGGTGTTCACTGGAGCGACCCCCAGCTCCAGCGGCTTCTGGCCAAAACCGGGGAGCAGCCCGACATTGTGTACATCATGGTGGCGGACGCCGGGGGACTGATCCTGGCCCACAGCGACCCTTCGGGGATTTTTTCCATGTACGGCGGGAAAGTCGATCTTCCCGGGGCCGTCCGGTCCGGGGATTTGAAGTGGCGTGTGGCGGGCGGGCCCGGCGGGGAGAAAATATTCGAGGTCCGGCGGAGATTTTCCCCGTCGCTTTTTCCCCCGGGCATGGTCCCGGGCGGCCTTGACCCCGGGCATATCTTCGCCGGCCCCCGGGTGATCTTTGTGGGTCTGGACATGGGGCCTTTGGAGGAGGCCCGCATGACCGAAGCCCGGCATACCGTGTTTATGGGCGTTCTTCTTCTTTTGATCGCCTTTTCAGGCGTGGCCCTGCTCATGGGATTTCAGCAGCGCCGCTCGGATAAGGCCTCCCTTTCCCGGGAAAAGGCCGTTTCGGGCAACCTGGTCCGCCACATGCCGGCGGGGGTGGCGGTGGCCGATGAAACGGGGCGCGTGGCGCTTTTCAACCGCGTGGCGGGAAAGATACTGGACGCGGACCCGGCCGATGTCCTGGGCCGGGACGCCGCCGACGCGCTGCCCGGCGCGCTTTTCGATCTGGCCCGGGGCCTGGATTCCGAAAAGCCGTCGGTGGAAACCGAAATCCGCTGCCGGGCCGGCGGCCGTGACATTCCCCTCCAGGCCGGGGCCTCCACGCTCAGAGACGAATCCGGGGCGTTTTTGGGGCATGTGTTTTTGTTTCGGGACCTTTCGACGCAAAAGGCCCTTCAAAGCGAGGTGGAGACCTCCCGACGCCTGGCCTCGACCGGGCGCCTGGCCGCCGGGGTGGCCCACGAGATCCGAAACCCGCTCAGCTCCATCAAGGGCTTCGCCACCTATTTTATGGAGCGTTACGGGGACGCGAGGGAAAACGCCCGAATCGCCTCCATGATGATCAGTGAAATCGAGCGCGTGAACCGGACCCTGGGGCAGCTTCTGGATTTCGCCGGACCCCCGGCGATTTCCAAAACGCCTTTAAACATCCAGACTCTTCTGGAAAATTCCATCCGGACCATTGAAAGACAGGCCGCCGAACAGAAGATTGAAATCCGGACCCGGTTTTCGGCCCGGGACCCGGAAATCCGGGCCGACTCCGACCGGATCGCCCAGGCGTTTTTAAATCTTTTTCTAAACGCCCTGGAGGCCATGGGAGAAGGGGGGATACTGTCGGTCTGTCTGAAGGACGACCCCGGGGGCCTTGAGGTCGTGGTCTCAGACACGGGGCCGGGGATATTTGAGGGGAGCATGGAAAAGATATTCGACCCTTATTTCACCACCAGACCCTCGGGATCGGGCCTGGGGCTGGCCATGACGCGCAACATCGTCAAGGCCCACGGGGGCGATATCCGGGCCGCCAACCGGGAGACCGGCGGGGCCGAGTTCAAACTGTTTTTAAAGAGGCGATGA
- the icd gene encoding isocitrate dehydrogenase, specific for NADP+; e14 prophage (Evidence 2a : Function from experimental evidences in other organisms; PubMedId : 10623532, 2204109, 2682654, 3112144, 9298646, 9352899; Product type h : extrachromosomal origin) has protein sequence MTQPEKITLEEDGSLLVPDTPIIPFIEGDGIGPDIWRASKMVLDSGVTAAYGGKRRISWLETYAGEKGFNQTGEWLPDQTLDTIREHAVAIKGPLTTPVGEGIRSVNVAIRQKLDLYACARPVRHIPGVPSPVKNPEKINITVFRENTEDLYAGIEWESESEGAGAVADFLKKKMGIPLPDKSGIGIKPISPGNTKRLVKKAVLYAIENDLPSVCLMHKGNIMKFTEGAFSKWGYEAALEYFGDSVITEADLFEKHGGQRPEGKIVIKDRIADMLFQQVLLRPDEYHVIATPNLNGDYISDALAAQVGGLGMAPGANIGAQCAVFEATHGTAPKYAGLDKVNPGSLILSGAMMLRHMGWKEAADRVEAGLEKAVADGIVTYDLARQIEGAEEVSCSRFGEAVAERAKEKTDS, from the coding sequence ATGACCCAACCTGAAAAAATAACCCTGGAAGAGGACGGATCCCTTTTGGTTCCGGATACCCCCATTATTCCATTCATCGAAGGGGACGGCATCGGCCCGGACATATGGCGCGCCTCGAAAATGGTCCTGGACAGCGGTGTGACGGCCGCCTACGGCGGAAAACGGCGAATCTCCTGGCTGGAGACCTACGCCGGTGAAAAAGGCTTCAACCAGACCGGCGAGTGGCTCCCCGACCAGACCCTGGACACCATCCGGGAGCACGCGGTGGCCATCAAGGGGCCGCTCACCACCCCGGTGGGAGAGGGCATCCGCAGCGTGAACGTGGCCATACGCCAGAAGCTGGATCTTTACGCCTGCGCGCGGCCCGTGAGACATATACCCGGGGTCCCCAGCCCGGTGAAAAACCCGGAAAAAATCAATATCACGGTTTTCAGGGAAAACACCGAGGACCTGTACGCCGGAATCGAATGGGAATCGGAATCCGAAGGGGCCGGCGCCGTGGCGGATTTTTTAAAGAAAAAAATGGGAATCCCCCTGCCCGACAAATCCGGAATCGGGATCAAGCCCATCAGCCCGGGGAACACCAAACGCCTGGTGAAAAAAGCCGTTTTATACGCCATTGAAAACGATCTGCCCAGCGTGTGCCTGATGCACAAGGGAAACATCATGAAATTCACCGAAGGCGCCTTTTCCAAATGGGGCTACGAGGCGGCCCTTGAGTATTTCGGGGATTCGGTGATCACCGAGGCGGACCTGTTTGAAAAACACGGGGGACAAAGGCCCGAGGGGAAAATCGTCATCAAGGACCGCATCGCGGACATGCTCTTTCAGCAGGTCCTCCTGCGGCCCGACGAGTACCACGTCATCGCCACCCCGAATCTCAACGGCGATTATATCTCCGACGCCCTGGCGGCCCAGGTGGGGGGGCTTGGAATGGCGCCCGGCGCCAACATCGGCGCCCAGTGCGCCGTGTTTGAGGCCACCCACGGCACCGCTCCCAAATACGCGGGGCTGGACAAGGTCAACCCCGGCTCTTTGATTCTTTCAGGCGCCATGATGCTCCGGCACATGGGATGGAAAGAGGCGGCGGACCGGGTGGAGGCCGGGCTTGAAAAGGCCGTGGCCGACGGCATCGTCACCTATGACCTGGCCCGTCAGATCGAGGGGGCCGAAGAGGTGTCGTGCTCCCGGTTTGGAGAGGCTGTGGCTGAGCGGGCGAAGGAAAAGACAGACTCGTAA
- a CDS encoding Methyltransferase: protein MENYLTISQAAKKIGVSSATLRRWDKSGKFPSQRHPINNYRVYNEDRIELVIKELRQRYITDYADSLRIQAKPVFETGLGKLFNEDAATFFKTIETSSVQLVFADPPYNIKKAEWDTFDSQKQYVDWSMEWIEEAHRALTPDGSLYICGFSEILADLKWAASRLFKGCKWLVWYYRNKANLSNDWGRSHESLLHFRKGKKNIFNVDEVRVPYNAHTLKYPRHPQAKTSQYGNGRSYVWTPHPKGAKPKDVLEIPTLTNNSWEREKHPTQKPIELVRKCVLASSNPDGLIVDPFGGSGTTYAVAEAFNRKWLGTEINLEYCEIIKKRLQNREHIQRIADTGEETETAQRRRRLRG, encoded by the coding sequence ATGGAAAACTATCTTACAATAAGCCAGGCCGCCAAAAAAATCGGTGTAAGCTCAGCGACTTTGAGACGATGGGACAAATCCGGAAAATTCCCTTCTCAAAGGCATCCCATTAATAATTACCGGGTTTACAACGAAGACCGGATTGAGCTTGTGATAAAAGAATTAAGGCAGCGGTATATCACCGACTATGCCGATTCTTTGCGAATTCAGGCCAAACCGGTTTTTGAGACAGGACTTGGAAAATTATTTAACGAGGACGCCGCGACTTTTTTTAAAACAATAGAAACGTCATCGGTTCAACTTGTTTTCGCCGACCCGCCGTATAATATCAAAAAAGCGGAATGGGACACGTTTGACTCTCAAAAACAATATGTGGATTGGAGCATGGAGTGGATTGAGGAGGCCCATCGGGCGCTGACGCCCGACGGCAGTCTCTATATTTGCGGATTTTCTGAAATATTAGCGGACCTCAAATGGGCCGCAAGCCGTTTGTTTAAGGGCTGTAAATGGCTGGTCTGGTACTATCGAAACAAGGCCAATCTTTCCAATGACTGGGGGAGATCTCATGAAAGTTTGCTGCACTTTAGAAAAGGCAAAAAAAATATTTTTAATGTGGATGAGGTCAGGGTTCCCTATAATGCCCACACCCTTAAATACCCCAGACATCCCCAGGCCAAAACTTCGCAATACGGCAATGGCAGGAGCTATGTCTGGACGCCGCATCCAAAAGGAGCGAAACCAAAGGATGTGCTGGAAATACCGACATTAACCAACAACTCCTGGGAGAGGGAAAAACATCCCACCCAAAAACCCATTGAATTGGTTCGAAAGTGTGTGCTGGCCTCTTCGAACCCGGATGGTCTGATTGTGGATCCTTTCGGCGGGTCTGGAACGACTTATGCGGTGGCCGAGGCCTTCAACCGCAAATGGCTTGGAACTGAAATCAATCTGGAATATTGCGAAATAATAAAAAAAAGACTCCAGAACCGCGAGCATATTCAAAGAATCGCAGACACCGGCGAGGAAACGGAGACGGCGCAAAGACGCAGAAGATTAAGGGGATAA
- the zraR gene encoding fused DNA-binding response regulator in two-component regulatory system with ZraS: response regulator; sigma54 interaction protein (Evidence 2a : Function from experimental evidences in other organisms; PubMedId : 11243806, 21140164, 2666400; Product type r : regulator): MKKRPSILAVDDDPAHRAMLAALLGGWGYHVEEADDGSAAIEKTRERPFDLVLMDVRMLKVSGIEALEEIMSFNPAVPVIIMTAYSSVENAVVALKKGAYDYLEKPLDFDKLKNIIRRAIERTRPRDETRESDPAPGFDRSRIVGDSPSMIRLLDMAARVAASDATVLIRGESGAGKEVIASAIHDGSPRKNGPFVKINCAALTETLLESELFGHEKGAFTGADRRREGKFVQSEGGSLFLDEVSEMPYPMQAKLLRALQEREVTRVGGDAVIHVDVRVIAAANRDLEDMVREGGFRRDLFYRLNVIALDVPPLRDRRRDIPLLAARFLKELAQKNNRNIQGFTPAAMDVLVRHDWPGNVRELMNAVERGVVLGRGDYLDAGDLFQDFERAPDGDAALTMGEGGGNLKEMERAAIEKALEASGGNKTRAARLLGITRKTLYRKLARHGVEPNS; the protein is encoded by the coding sequence ATGAAAAAAAGACCCTCCATTCTGGCGGTGGACGACGACCCGGCCCACCGGGCCATGCTGGCCGCGCTCCTGGGCGGCTGGGGATACCATGTGGAAGAGGCCGACGACGGCTCCGCCGCCATTGAAAAGACCCGCGAGCGGCCCTTTGACCTGGTTCTGATGGACGTCCGCATGCTTAAAGTCTCGGGCATCGAGGCCCTGGAGGAGATCATGTCCTTCAACCCGGCCGTGCCGGTGATCATCATGACGGCCTACTCCTCGGTGGAAAACGCCGTGGTGGCTTTGAAAAAAGGCGCCTATGACTACCTGGAAAAGCCCCTGGATTTCGACAAGCTGAAAAACATCATCCGGCGGGCCATTGAGCGAACCCGGCCCAGGGACGAAACCCGGGAGTCCGACCCGGCTCCGGGCTTTGACCGGAGCCGGATCGTGGGGGATTCTCCCTCCATGATTCGCCTTCTGGACATGGCGGCCCGGGTGGCGGCCTCGGACGCCACGGTTCTGATCCGGGGAGAGTCGGGCGCGGGCAAGGAGGTCATCGCCTCAGCCATTCATGACGGCAGCCCCAGGAAAAACGGCCCCTTTGTGAAGATCAACTGCGCGGCTTTGACCGAGACCCTTTTGGAATCCGAGCTGTTCGGCCATGAAAAGGGCGCCTTCACCGGCGCCGACCGAAGGCGGGAGGGGAAGTTCGTCCAGTCCGAAGGGGGGTCTTTGTTTCTGGACGAGGTCAGCGAAATGCCCTATCCCATGCAGGCCAAGCTGCTTCGGGCCCTCCAGGAAAGGGAGGTGACCCGGGTGGGAGGGGACGCGGTCATTCATGTGGATGTCCGGGTCATCGCCGCCGCCAACCGGGACCTGGAGGACATGGTCCGGGAAGGGGGGTTCAGGCGGGATTTGTTTTACCGCCTGAACGTCATCGCCCTTGATGTTCCCCCGCTTCGGGACAGACGGCGGGACATCCCTTTGCTGGCGGCCCGGTTTTTAAAGGAGCTGGCCCAAAAAAACAACCGAAACATCCAGGGCTTCACCCCGGCGGCCATGGATGTTCTGGTGAGACACGACTGGCCGGGAAATGTCCGGGAGCTGATGAACGCCGTGGAACGGGGGGTGGTTCTGGGCCGGGGAGACTACCTGGACGCGGGGGATCTGTTCCAGGACTTTGAGCGCGCGCCGGACGGCGACGCGGCTTTGACCATGGGGGAGGGCGGCGGAAACCTTAAGGAGATGGAGCGCGCGGCCATTGAAAAGGCCCTTGAGGCGTCCGGGGGAAACAAAACCCGGGCGGCCCGGCTTTTGGGAATCACCCGCAAGACCCTTTACCGGAAGCTGGCCCGGCATGGCGTTGAGCCCAATTCTTAA